CCAGCGCGGCGGGCAGCGTCGGCATCGCGAGGGAGGCCTCGCGGAGGCGGTCGAACGCCTCGTCGTCGCGCTCGCCGTCGACCCAGAGGCAGACCCCGCGGGGGTCGAGCACCTCCTCGTAGGCGTCGCGGGCGAGCGCGCCCTTCAGCCGCTGGCGGACGTTGTCCTCGAAGCCCGCGTTACACACTTCGAGGTGGATCGGTTCGTCGTCTTCGACGAGCTCCGCGGCGAGACACTTCTCGGGCGCGGCGTACCCGTTGTCGCTCGTCCGCACGCGGTCCGGGTTCGCCTCGGCCCACGCGGCGTCGACCGTGGTTCCGACGCCCTTCACGCCGTACTCGGCCTCGAACGCCGCGGCCGCGTCGGCGTCGCCGCCCATGATCACGTCCTTCGTGAGGTAGACGTCGAGCCGGTCGACCGGGTCGAGCCCGAGCGCGACGTCGCCGAACGCCCACACCTCGCGGACGGGCACCGGCATCGGCTCGCTCGCGACCCGGTCGACGAGCGCCTCCAGTCGGTCGACCGCCCGTTCGCGTTCCATTGACCGCGGCTACGCGGCGGGCGGGCAAACAGGTTACGCTCGGCCGGGGTCACACCCGGTCGATCCGGGCCGCCACGTCGTCCCAGTGGCCGCCCTTCCAGAACCACTGCCCGCAGTCGACACAGCGCCAGCCCGGGCGGTCCATGCCCACGTCGTCCGGGACGTAGTCGGGCCGGTCGGCGTCGGCGGCGGCGTCGACGGTGTCGTCGACATCGGCCCCCGCCTCGGTCGACGCGACGCGCTCGACCGGACCGTTACACGACCCGCACCGGCTCGGCTCCGCGGCGAGTTCGATCCGGAAGCCGGCCGCGTCGAGCTCCCGGAGCTGGTCGAGCACGTCGCGCTCGGTGAGGAGGGCGGCGTCGACCGCGGGGTCGGCGTCGGGGGCCCGGTCGGCGAGGTCGCGGTCGCGGGTGATCAGGACCCGGTCCTCGGCGGCGGCGAGCGCGAGGAGCCGGTCGTCGGCCTCGGTCCCGCGGTCGAGCGCGTAGGCGGCGTCGTACCCGCAGAGCCGCAGGTAGGTGGCGAGTTTGCCGCACATGACGTCGAGGAGGACGGGCGGCAGCTCCGCCGCGGAGGGGTCCGAGCCGTCCGACGGGTCCTCACCCCCGGCGGTCATTCGAGCAGGAACGACCGAAGCCCGTTGAGCGACCGGGCGTTGAGCACCTGTGACGCCTCCGCCCACCCGCGCCGCGCGGTGTGGACCCCGTACCGCGCGTTGTCGAGTTCGCGGGGGGCGTGCGCGTCGGTATTGACGGCGATCGTCGCGCCCGCCTCGATCGCGGCCCGGACGAACTCGCCGTCGGCGTCGAGCCGGGCGGGGTTCGCGTTCACCTCGATCGCGGTCCCGTTCGCCGCGGCCGCCTGCGCGACCGCCTCGATATCCGGGTCGAGTCCGGGCCGCTCGTTGATGAGGCGACCGGTCGGGTGGCCGAGCACGTCGACGTGCGGGTGTGCGACCGCCCGGACCAGCCGCTCGGTGGCCGCGTCCGCGTCCTGTCCGAGCGCGGCGTGGGGCGAGGCGACGACGATATCGAGGGCGGCGAGCGTCTCGTCGTCGGTGGAGAGGCCCCCGTCGGCGTCGATGTTCGCCTCGATCCCGTGGAGGATCGGGATGTCGACCGCGTCGCGGGCCTCCTCGATCGCCGCGGCCTGCTCCTCGATGTCGTCCTCGTCGAGGCCGACCCCGCCGACCATCCCCGGCCCGGTCGCGTGGTCGGTGACGACGTGGTAGTCGTGGCCGCGCTCTTCGGCCGCCGCGGCCATCTCGACGACCGAGAAGCCGCCGTCGGACCAGTCGGTGTGGGTGTGGAGGTCGCCCCGGAGGTCGTCCGGTTCGACGAGGAAGGGGAGCCGTCCCTCGGCGGCCGCCGCGACCTCGCCGCGGTCCTCGCGCAGTTCCGGCGGGACCGGGTCCATGTCGAGCGCGCGGTACACCTCGTCCTCGCTTTCGCCCGCGACGCGGTCGCCGGCCCGGGTCGCGTCCGCCTCCTCGGCGGCTCCGCCGTCCTCGTCGCCGTCGGCGTCCGCGACCTCGCTCCCCTCGCCGTCGACGTCGCTCACGTCGAACAGGCCGTACTCGTTCAGCTTGAGGTCGCGGTCGATGGCGCGGTTGCGGACGGCGACGTTGTGCGCCCGCGATCCGGTGAAGTACTGGAGCGCCGCGCCGAACTCGTCGGGGTCGACGATCCGGAGGTCGACGCGGGTGCCGTCCGCGCGCACGCTCGCCTTCCCGGTGCCCGCCTCGATCGTCGCGTCGGCGGCCGGCCAGTCGGTGAACGCGTCGACGATCGGGTCGCGCTCCTCGCTGGCGACGAGCAGGTCGATGTCACCGATGGTCGGCTTCCAGCGGCGGATCGAGCCGCACACCTCGGCGGCGGCGACGTCGTCGCGGTCGGCGAAGTAGGCGAGCGCGTCGTCCGCGACGGGGCGCGCGTCCCCGAGGCGGGTGCGCTCGCGGGACTCCCGGGCGAACGGGACGTTGTCGAGGATGTTCTGCTCCGTCTTCGCGCCGAACCCGGAGACCTCCCGAATCTCGCCCGCCTCCGCGGCGGCCTCAAGCTCGTCGAGGTCGGTGATTCCGAGCGCGTCGTACAGCGTGCCGACCGTCTTCGGCCCGACGCCCTCGACCGCGGTCAGCCCCGCCATGTCGACGGGGAGCTCCTCGCGGAGGTCGGTCAGCTCCTCGATCGCGCCGGTCTCGACGTACTCGACGATCTTCGCGGCGATGGCGTCGCCGACGCGGTCGATCTCGGCGACCGCGTCCTCGCCCTCGGCCGCGAGCCCCTCGATCGGCGCGGGGTGGTCGCGGACGTTCTCGGCCGCCCGTCGGTAGGCGGTCGGCTTGTACTCGACGCCCGTCGCTTCGAGGAGGTCGGCGAACTCCTCCAACCGGGTCGCGACCTCGTCGTTCCGGCTCATTTGTCCGGAGTTCGGCCGCCCGCCGCTTATATGGTCCGGCGGCTTCCCGACGGGCGACTCCCCGTCCGGCGGCCCGGGCGCGACGGCCCCTCTGCGCGCTCGGATCGCCGCCACCCACAAGTCGCGCGCGGCCCGAGAGATCGACGTGTCCACCGACGACCCGAACCCCGGCCCCGACGACCGCTCCGACCGCAACGTCCTCGGCGGCGACCTCGAACCGTGCGGCCGCGACCCGACCACCGGCTACCTCCGGGACGGGTACTGCCGCGACGTCGAGGGCGACGTCGGCGAACACACGCTCTGTGCGGTCGTCACGGCCGAGTTCCTGCGGTACAGCCGCGACCGGGGCAACGACCTGATCACGCCGCGTCCCGAGTTCGACTTCCCCGGTCTCGAACCGGGCGACCGCTGGTGCCTCTGCGTCGGCCGGTGGGTCGAGGCCGCCGACGCGGGCGTCGCCCCGCCGGTCGTGCTGGAGGCGACGGACGAGTCCGTGCTACGCGCGGTCGACGCCGACAGACTCCGAGAGCACGAGTTCGACCCGGAGGCGTTCGACCCCGGAACGCTCGACTGACGGCTCGGCGACGGGACGGTCCGCCGCCCCGGTGGCTTTTTCGCCCCGGGACGGGAGGTCCGGACATGACGGACGGATCGACCGAGACGCCGGACGACACCGTCGGCGGGCGCGCCGAGCGCAGCCGGGCGACGCTGTGGCTCCTGCTCGACGCCGACCGGCGGGTCGTCGCGGGCGTCGTCCTGTCGCTCGTGTTCCTCGGGCTGGTCGCGGCCGGGACGCTCCTCCCCGGCGCGGCCGGGGCCCTCCGCGGCGGCGACTCGGTCGACGCCCTGTTTCAGGCGCTGCTCACGGCCACGATCACCGGCGTCACGCTCGTCCTCACGCTGAACCAGCTCGTGTTGTCACAGGAGCTCGGCGCGGTCGGCGACCAGCGCGACCGGATGGACGGGGCGATGGAGTTCCGGGAGGACGCGGCCGCGGTCGTCGGCGAGCCGGTCGCCCCCGCCGAGCCGGCGGCGTTTCTCAGCGCGCTCGTCGAGGCGGCGAGCGAGCGCGCGACCGCCCTCGGCGAGGCGGTCGACGGCGCGGTCGACGAGGAGGTGGTGCGCGCGACCGACGAGCTGACCGAGGCCGTCGTCGGAAACGCGGCGCGGACGACAGCGGAACTCGACGGGGCTCGGTTCGGCGCGTTCGAGGTGATCGGGGCCGTCCTCGATTTCAACTACTCGTGGAAGCTGTTCGCCGCCCGGCGGCTCCGCGAGCGGCACGGTGAGGCCCTCAACGAGACCGCGACGGCGGCGCTCGACGAGCTGATCGGGGCGCTGCGGCTGTTCGGCCCCGCCCGTGAACACTTCAAGACGCTGTACTTCCAGTGGGAGCTGATCGACCTGTCGCGGCGGATGCTCGCGTCGGCCGTGCCGGCGCTTCTGGTGGCAGTGGGGATGGTCGCCTTCTTCGACGCGGAGCGGTACGCGGGGTCGGTTCTCGGCGTCGAGGCCGCCGTCGTCTGGGTCGCGGCAGCGGTCGCCGCCTCGCTCGTCCCGTTCGCGCTACTTTTGGCCTACATCCTGCGGATCGCGACGGTGACGGGACGGACGCTCTCCATCGGCCCCTTCATCCTGCGGGAGACGGACGGGGAGACCTGACCGAGGGCCGCGGCGGCGCGGTCCGAGTCACTCGGTCAGCCAGAGCCCGGCGGCGACGACCGCCGCGAGCGCCATCGAGCCGGCGAGCAGCGCGAACGCGGGCCGGAACCCGACCGCGTCGGCGACGACCCCGGCCGCGCCGGGCGCGAGCGCGCCGGCCCCCATGAGCAGGGTCCGAACGACGCCCAGCCCGCCGCCGGCGAGCCGCTCCGGGAGCAGTTCCATCAGGTAGGCGCTGCGGACGGGCTGGAACCCGTGCGAGCCGAGTCCGAACGCGGCGACGACGACCGCGGCCGCGACCGCGCCACCGCCGAGTCCGGGCAGCGCGACGAGCGCGACGAGCGCCGTCGCGGCCAGCCCGAGCGTGGCGACCATCACCGGGAAGCGGCCGACGCGGTCGGAGAGGTCGCCGGTGGCGAGCTGGACGAAGGTCACCGCGAACACCAGCGAGTAGAGGAGGTTCGCGGTCGAGGTCGGGAGCCCGGCGGCCCGCGAGAGGTACAGCGGGAGGAACGCGACCAGCCCGTTGTGCGCGAACGAGAACCCGACGGTCACCAGCACGAACGCCGAGAACCGCGGATTCCGGAACAGTCGGAAGTACTCCGCCGCGCCGGGGGAGTCGTCGGCGTCGGCGTCGGTCTCGGCCCCGAGGCGTTCGTCGCTACGGAGCCGGAGCCCCGTGGCGACCGCGAGCGAGACGGCGAGGACGCCGGTGAGGAGGAAGGGGGCGCGCCAGTCGGCCCCGGGGAGCCGCGCGAGGACGGCCGCAACCGCGGGCGGCGCGGAGAGGGCGGCCACGACGACCGCGGGCGCGGCGACGCCGCCCATCGCGCCGAGCGTGTCGTGGACGCCGAGCATCCGTCCTGTGCGGGCGGGGTAGACGCGGGCGATCAGCCGCACCGAGACGGTCTTGTGGACGCCGGTCCCCGCGCCGACGACGAGCATCGCGGCGACGAGGACGGCGAAGGGGGCGTCGACGACGACCGCGAGCGACCCCGCGCCGGCGACGACCGCGCCCGCGACGATCACCCGCACCGGGCCGAGCCGGTCCGCGACCGCGCCGCTCGGGAACTGGAGCAGCGCGTACACGACCATGAAGCCGGTGAACGCGGTCCCGACGGTGGCGTTGCTCACGCCGTACGCGCCCTGAATCGACTCGAACAGCGGCGGGAAGAGGTAGCGGACGAACTTCCCGAGGAACCAGACGAGCGAGACGAGGACTAAGACGTCGTACTCGCCGATCCGGTCGCGGTTCATCGAATCGTCGTTGACCGGTCACCGAATTAAAAGGGCGGAAGTCGGCAGCGTCCGAGGCGATCCGTCGTCGATCCGGTCAGAACGGGCCTTTGCCGCCGCCCATCATGTCGCCGAGGCCGCCGCCCTCGCCGCCGCCCATCTTCTTCATCATGCGCTGCATGTCGCCCTCGCCCATCCCCTGGAACTGGCCGATCGTCTCCTCCATCATCGAGTGCTGCTCTAAGAGCTGCTGGACCGTCTCCTCGTCGGTGCCGGAGCCGCGGGCGATACGCTCGACGCGGGACTGCCCGACGACGCGGGGGTTCTCCAGCTCCTCCTCCGTCATCGAGTCCATGATGCGCTCGAAGCGGCGCATCCGGTCTTGGGTGACGTCCATCGCGTCGTCCGGCAGCTCGTCCATCATCCCGCCGCCCAGCCCGGGGATCATGTCCATCACCTGATCGAGGGGCCCCATCTTGTTCATCGCGTCCATCTGTCGTTTCATGTCCTTCAGGGTGAACTCCCCCTTCAGCATGTCCTCGGGGTCCCAGTCGTCGTCCTCCTCCTGGGTCTCCTGCATCGCGCGCTCGACGCGCTCGGAGAGCTGCTTGAGGTCGCCCATCCCGAGCAGCCGGGAGATGAACCCGGACGGCTCGAAGCGCTCGATGTCCTGGACCGTCTCGCCGGTCCCGAGGAAGGCGATGGAGGAGTCGGTCTCGTTGACCGCCGTCAGCGCGCCGCCACCCTTCGCGGTCCCGTCGAGCTTGGTGATCATCACGCCCTCGATGCCGATCGACGCCTCGAACTGCCGGGCCTGCTCCTTCGCGCCCTGCCCGATCGCGGCGTCCAAGACGAGCAGCGACCGGTCGGGGTCGACGACGCCCTCGATCTCTTCGATCTCCGCGATGAGGTCGTCTTCGAGCGCGTGGCGACCGGCCGTGTCGACGATGTGGACGTCGGCGTCCTCGGTCTCTTCGAGTCCGGTCCGCGCGATGTCGACCGGGTCGTCGTTGTCGGGGTTCCCGTAGAACTCGACCTCGGCGCGCTCGCACATCTGCTTCGCCTGATCGTACGCCCCCGGCCGGAACGTGTCGGTCTGGATCACCGCGGGTCGGAGCCCCTTCTTCGAGAACCACCACGCCATCTTCGCGGCGGAGGTGGTCTTCCCCGACCCCTGAAGCCCGGCGAGGAGGATCGTCTGGTTCTCCAAGGGGAGTTCGGTGGAGTCGCCGACCAGATCGACCATCTCCTCGTAGACGATCCGGAGGACGTGGTCCCTCGCGGTGGTGCCGCCCGGCGGCTCCTCTTCGAGCGCGCGGGACTTGATCGAGTCGGACAGCTCCATCACGAGGGAGACGTCGACGTCGGCGGAGAGGAGCGACCGCTGGATCTCCTTGACCATCTCCTCGACGTCGCTCTCGGAGAGTCTGGTCTTCCCCTGGAGCTTGTCGAGGCTGCTCCGCAGGGACGTACCGAGGTCGTCGAGTACCATTTGCCGGAGCTAGGCGGGCGACGCGGTAAAGCTTTGTTCGTCGCCGGTCGGGAGGCGGCGTCAGACCTCCTCGGCGATGTACCGTTCGATGCGGGTCACGAGCTCCGGCCGGAACGTCCAGAAGGCGTCCCAGACGTTCGGCTCGTCTTCGAGCGCGAGCAGCGCGACGTGGTCCCCGTCGCCGCCGTCGGGGGGCGTGAACACGACGAACCACGACCGTCGGTAGGGGTAGGAGGTCCCGGCGTGGACCGTCACCGGAAGCGTCGACAGCGACTCCACGTCGCCGACGCCGTACACGTGGACGTCGACGCCGCTCCGGGCGACCCGCTCGTACACCGACCGAGTGCCGCGCTCGTCGTCGATCCGCGAGAGCCGCTGGAACGAGGCGCGCAGCGTGCCGTCACCGTGTTGGGCCGCGATGCGCTCTATCACCCGGGAGACGATGATCAACAAGAGCTTCTCCTTGTTCGACGCGGGGTAGCCGCGGACCCGGAACGCGACCTCGTCTAACCCTTCGAACACGGCCGGAAGCGAGACCTCGTCGAGCTCGATAGCGCCCGTCTTGTACAGGTCGGAGTTGATCAGCAACACCGATTCGAGCAGTTCGTCGAGCGTCGACCGCGCAACGACGGACCCGTTCTCGACGAGGGCGACCACGTCGTCGCCCGACTCGGGGTCGACGGTCTCGCTGATCGAGACCGACTGCCCGTCGAACACCGAGTCCAGCAGCTTCCGGACCGGGTCCGGCGACGACCGGTTCAGGAGGACGAGGTGGCGCTCGGGGGACTCGAGTTCGTCGAAGAACGAGCGGAGCGATTCGACCATACCGGTAGTTCCGGCCGAACGCGGCAAAGAGCTTACCCACGGTCGCGGTCGTCGACGAGCCGCGCGCCGGCCGCATCGACCCGGCACGCCCGCGGCTCGTACCCCGCGTCGGAGAGGCCGGTCCCGAGCGCGAAGACGGTGCGCCCGAGCATCGCCATCGCCGCCTCGCCGCCGGCCGCGTCCACCGCGTCCACCGCCTCGGCCACCTCGGGCACGAGGAGGTCCGCATCGCGGGCGAACCCGCGGGCGGCGTCCATCAGCGTCGGGAGTCGGGGGTCCGCCCGGAGCCGGTCGAGCGCCGCCTCGCCGGCCGCGGAGAGCGCGGTCGTGTCGCCCCCCAACACCTCCTCCGTCGACAGCTCGTCGAAGGTGACGTACTCGACCCGCGCGCTCGCCGGGACGCCGTCGAGTTCGCCGACGCCCGGCGCGCCCGGCTCCAGCCGGACCGGGACCCCGCCGCGCGCCTGCGCGACGACGTCGCCGAGGCCGGTCCCCCGCCCGACCTCCGCGGCGTGTGCGGTCCGCACGAGGTCGTTCTCGGAGCGGCCGCGGTCGAACGCGGCGTTCGCCGCGAGCGCGGCCCCGAGCGCGGCCGCACCGGAGACCCCGAACCCGGCACCGATCGGGAGGTCGGTCTCCACCGCCACGTCGGCTCCTGTAGCGTTCAGGTCGGCGAGGACGTCCTCGACCGCGCCGATCGATCCGCGGTCGCCGTCGATGGTGCGGGAGCCGGAATCAGCGGTGGCGGCCGCGGCGGCGGCGTCGGCCGCGGCGGCGTCGCCAGTCGCCCCGTCGGCCGCGACGTCCGCCGCCGAGACCCGAACCGTCACGCCGTCGGCGAGCGTCACTCCCGCGCCGCGCGACCCGGCGACCGCGGGGTCGTCGGCGGGGTGCGCGCTGAAGAAGGCGGTGACGTGACCCGGGACGAACGCGGTCGCCCGCTGGCTGCTCATATGGCGGCGGACGAACGGGCCGCGATTAACGGTTGTTATCCGAGGCGGCGCGGGCGGAGGACCGGCGCGTGCGCGGCGAGGCGATCCCCCCTCGGCGCGACACCGCAGGCCTAAGTAGCGTCCCGGCGAAACCGGACCGTATGCGAAACCAGTTGCGTCCCGTCCTCGCCGCCGTGCTCGCGCTGGTCCTCCCGGGACTCGGCCATCTCTCCCTGCGCCGATGGGGGCGGGCGCTGCTGTGGCTCCTGACCATCGTCGGCGGCGGAGTGGCGCTGTTCGCGCTGTACGGCGTCGAGCCGGTCGACCCGCTCGCCGACCCGGCGGCGGTGTCGGCGGCGATTCCGACCGACGTGGCGCTGCCTATCGCGCTCCTGTTCACGCTGTCTTCGATCGACGCGTACCTCGTCGGGCGGGCCGACGTGGCGGAGCGCGAGCGGGCCGACGCGGCCGCCGAGGCGATGCGCCGCCGCACCGCGGGCGCGGACGGCGACGACGCCCCCGGCAGCGGGCGGGTGCCGCCGAGCGGGGCCGTCTCCGGCGAGGACGGCGAGACGCTCGAAGTGACGTGTCCCAACTGCGGCAAGGAGACCGACGGTGACATCGACTTCTGTCACTGGTGTACCGAGCCGCTCCCGTGGGCCGAGTCGGAGAGCCGCTGAGCCGTCGGGCCGGACGGGTCGTAGAGTCGCTGAGCCGTCGGGCCGGACGGGTCGGCCGCCGGGCGTCGACGCGAGCGTCGCGGTGGTTTCTCACCGGTGATAACTGAGGGCCAACTATGATATGATCCCGCCGTGAGGATGCGAGTACGGACGCGAACGACGGACGGAACATGAGTCTGAATCCACGACGATACGACGTACGAGAACTGCGCCGGATCGCGGACGCGCCGCGAACCGACGGAGCGGGAGCGCCTCGGGAGCGGGCGCTCCGGCAGCCGAACCGGAACCGGGCCGAGCAGGCGGCGCGCTCGGCCGCGTTCACGGAGCTGCTCCAGCGTCAGCGTGGGAAGCGGCTGAACGGCGGCGGGACCGCGGATCGACCGTATCTGACGGCGATCCCGGCGTCGCCCGCGGCGGAACGCGAGATCGGCGAGTGGCTCGGCTACCTCGTCGACGTCGGCGGCCACGTGCGGGCCCGGGACGCGCTCGCCTACTACGGCGAACTCGACTGGGTCGGCGATGACGCGGTCGCGGCGCTGCGGCGGCGTCTGGAGGGGTTCGACGCCCCCCGACGGGACCGGCCGTTCAGCCCCGCGGACCACCGGATCAGTCTCGTCTCCATCGTCCGGATCGCTTCGTGTGCGAGTGACCAATGAGCGACGACGAATCCACGGACATCAACGACACGGACGAATCGGCAGCGGTCGGCGTGAAACTGGGCAGCACCCGAACGGTACTCGACGTCCCCGACGGACGGGGCGGCCGCGAGCGCCACTCGGTGCTGACCTGCCTGGCGACCTACGAGGACGCCATCACCGGCGAGGAGAAGGTGCTGTTCGGCGAGGAGGCCGCGGTCGAGTACCCGGACCGCGTGCGCTTCATGCTCCGGTCGGGACTCCCCGAGGACGACGACAGCGTGGCGGACGCCGAGCGCTTCTTCGAGGCGGTCGTCGACGCCCACGACGTGCCCGAGGACAGCGCGGTCGTCTACGCGGTCCCCACCATCGACAACGAGGCGGGCGTCGAGAACCTCAAGTCGGTGATCGAGGGCTCCTCGATCGGCCAGATCGAGACGCGTAGCTACCCCGAGTCGCTGTGCGGGGCGATCCCCGCGTACGGCGACGAACTCGACGCGATAGACGAGGTGTTCGTCTCGATCAACCTCGGCTCGACGACGATGGAGGCGTGCGCCTACCGGCGCGGCGAGCAGCTCTCGCCGTTCTCGACCGGCTCGGTGACGGGCAACGAGGTCGACCGCCGCATCGTCGCCGCCGTCGAGGAGGAGAGTCAGGGCCGCGTTCACATCGACCGGACGACCGCCCGGGAGTACAAGGAGCAGCACGCCGACGTGTACGACTTCGAGCCGTTCACGGACGTGATCCAACAGCCCGGCGGCGGGAGCCACGAGTTCACCGTCGACCGCGGCGTGCGCGAGCCGGTCGACCGCTACATCGACGAGGCGGTCGACGTCGTCGCCAACGAGTTCCTCCCCGAACTCGCGAACGACCACCTGAAGCCCTACCAGCTGGCGCTGGGCCGCCCCATCGCCGCCACCGGCGGCATGGCGTGTATCCCCGGACTGACCGAGGAGTTCGAAGAGCGGCTCAGCGACGAACTCGACCGCGACGTCGAGGTCGTCTCGCCCGACGACCCCGCGACCGCGGCCGCGGAGGGCGCGGCGCGCATCGCGGAGCGACTGGTCTGAGCGGCGAGCGAACGCTTCGACTTTTTTCGATCGGTAGACATCCGTGAGCGGCCGCGACGTTCGGTTATAAACAGCGGTGCGGTCGGCGCGTGCCTGCGAGCGCCCACCGGGCGCGAGCAGCACGCGCGAGGGAGTCGGTGGTCCGGAGCGAAGCGGAGGACCACCGACGAGGCTGGGGAGGTGTGAGGTGCTGTGGCGGGCGGGACTCGAAGGGGCAGTCGCGAGGGCGAAGCACGGCGAAGTAAGCACTGGAGGGAGCGAACGAAGTGAGCGACCGAAGCGCGCAGCGAGCCGCGCGAGTCCTCGCGACTGGGGCTTCGGTGGTGTTCGTGTCGATTCCCTGTTTATAAACAGTAGTCACGTACGGCCGAGCGACTGGGGCTTCGGTGGTGTTCGTATCGATCGGCGATTTATCAGAGGCAACCGCGTACGGCCGAGCGCCTTGGGCTTCGACGGTCGTGGTCGTAGCGGTCGTCGTTTCGACCCACCTGGATTCCGCCGACGGCGTCCTCGGTGACGGCTACAGCGTATGAGCCTACACCGCGAACAGCCGCTCGGCGTCCTCCGCCTGCCGACGGTAGATCCCCCTGCCTTTCAGCCGCGGGACCTCGTGGCGGTGGAGCCGCTCCGCCTCGACGTCGTACACGAGGGGGAACACGTTCGTCCGCCGCTTCGCGACCGTGAACCCGGTCATCGCGTCGAGCAGCGACGCGTCCGGGTCCGGGACCGCGAACGTCACGTAGCCGATCGGCGTCGGCGACTCGCCGCCGTCCGTCCGTTCCGGACGGGGATCGACCCGGTCGGCGAGCGCATCGCGGAGCGACGCGGCCGTCTCGGCGAGCGTCTCCGCGTCCGCGTCCGGGGCCGCGACGACGGCGGCCAGCACCGCGACCGCGCCGAGCGAGTCGTCCGTCTCGCGGGTCGCCCACAGGCGGTCGAACTCTCCGGTCCGCTCGTCGACCGCCTCGAAGCCGTGTGTACGCCGGTTCGCGGCGACCGCGTCCCGGTACTGGGGTAGCTCCATACAGGCCGTACGACGTACATGGTAAAAAATGACACACATGGGAGGCCGCGGGCCGCGGGCTGCGGGCCACAGATCGTGTCACTACCCAACAGGAATATCACTCGCCGAGTCCTGTACGACCCATGAATCCGACGCGACGGCGCTACCTCCGCGGCGTGGGCGGGATCGGCGGAGCCGCCGGTCTCGCCGGTTGCGTCTCCGACCCGCCCGGAGACGACGGCGGCCCCGGTGACGACGAGGACGGGGACAACAGTTCCGGGGGCGATACCGGCGGCACCCGTCCCGGCGGCACCGGCGGTCCGGGCGTCGGTATCGTCTCGACCGACGGCGACGTCGATCTGCCGGTCGACTTCGGCGTCGAGGTCGTCAGGGAGGCGGCGACGACCGAGTACCCGCCTCGGCTCCGAACGACGCTCGCGAACGCGAGCGACCGGCGGGTCCGGGTCGGCGAGGGGCGGGGCGTCCACTTCGAGTACGTCGGCGACGACTCCGGGGCGCTCACGTTCCTGCCCGGCGACGTGGAGGCGCGGACCGAGCCGGACTGCTGGCGGCTCACCGACAGCATCGCCGTGACCGAGGAGTACCGGACGTTCGAACTCGGGGCGGGCGAGTCGCGGAGTCGGGAGATCGACCTGTACGCGACCCCCGCGGACACCGACGCCTGCCTCCCGGTCGGCGAGTACCGGTTCGAGACGACCGTTTCGATCGTCTCCGACGACGGCGAACC
This genomic stretch from Halorubrum hochsteinianum harbors:
- a CDS encoding DUF7575 domain-containing protein, whose translation is MRNQLRPVLAAVLALVLPGLGHLSLRRWGRALLWLLTIVGGGVALFALYGVEPVDPLADPAAVSAAIPTDVALPIALLFTLSSIDAYLVGRADVAERERADAAAEAMRRRTAGADGDDAPGSGRVPPSGAVSGEDGETLEVTCPNCGKETDGDIDFCHWCTEPLPWAESESR
- a CDS encoding FlaD/FlaE family flagellar protein, producing MSLNPRRYDVRELRRIADAPRTDGAGAPRERALRQPNRNRAEQAARSAAFTELLQRQRGKRLNGGGTADRPYLTAIPASPAAEREIGEWLGYLVDVGGHVRARDALAYYGELDWVGDDAVAALRRRLEGFDAPRRDRPFSPADHRISLVSIVRIASCASDQ
- a CDS encoding pantoate kinase, which codes for MSSQRATAFVPGHVTAFFSAHPADDPAVAGSRGAGVTLADGVTVRVSAADVAADGATGDAAAADAAAAAATADSGSRTIDGDRGSIGAVEDVLADLNATGADVAVETDLPIGAGFGVSGAAALGAALAANAAFDRGRSENDLVRTAHAAEVGRGTGLGDVVAQARGGVPVRLEPGAPGVGELDGVPASARVEYVTFDELSTEEVLGGDTTALSAAGEAALDRLRADPRLPTLMDAARGFARDADLLVPEVAEAVDAVDAAGGEAAMAMLGRTVFALGTGLSDAGYEPRACRVDAAGARLVDDRDRG